A single region of the Polymorphum gilvum SL003B-26A1 genome encodes:
- the msrA gene encoding peptide-methionine (S)-S-oxide reductase MsrA, whose amino-acid sequence MTMLTRKFALPEAGEALPGRAEAIRPAAPHAVSGRPLEGPWPEGIRTVLLGMGCFWGAERVFWSLPGVWITAVGYAGGQTPNPTYNEVCTGRTGHAEVVMVAYDPALMPLASLLAVFWQRHDPTQGMRQGNDVGTQYRSAIYVDDAAALAEAEASRSAYAAALKAAGHGRAITTEIATGRRFYFAEDYHQQYLAKNPNGYCGLAGTGIACPAAPAADVGQPA is encoded by the coding sequence ATGACCATGCTGACCCGCAAGTTCGCCCTGCCGGAGGCGGGCGAGGCCCTGCCCGGGCGCGCCGAGGCGATCCGCCCGGCTGCGCCCCATGCGGTCAGCGGCCGCCCGCTCGAGGGGCCCTGGCCGGAGGGCATCCGTACGGTGCTGCTCGGCATGGGCTGCTTCTGGGGCGCCGAGCGCGTGTTCTGGTCGCTGCCCGGCGTCTGGATCACTGCGGTCGGCTATGCCGGCGGCCAGACACCGAACCCGACCTACAACGAGGTCTGCACCGGGCGCACCGGCCACGCCGAGGTGGTGATGGTCGCCTACGATCCCGCCCTGATGCCGCTCGCGAGCCTGCTCGCCGTTTTCTGGCAACGCCACGACCCGACCCAGGGCATGCGCCAGGGCAACGACGTCGGCACCCAGTACCGCTCCGCCATCTATGTCGACGACGCCGCGGCGCTGGCCGAGGCCGAGGCGTCGCGCTCGGCCTATGCTGCGGCCCTCAAGGCTGCCGGCCACGGCCGCGCGATCACCACCGAGATCGCCACGGGCCGCCGCTTCTATTTCGCCGAGGACTATCACCAGCAGTACCTGGCGAAGAACCCGAACGGCTATTGCGGCCTCGCAGGCACCGGCATCGCCTGCCCCGCGGCCCCGGCAGCGGATGTCGGCCAGCCGGCATGA